The Lewinella sp. 4G2 nucleotide sequence TTGTACATCGCCGGGGGGAAGGGGAAGGCGAGTAAGGATACGCCCCGTGAGCTACTACGGATCGGTGACAAAACGGGCTTGGACGGCGATCACTTCGGCCGCTGCAGCAAGCTCGCCGCTAAGGTGGACAACACGGCCGTCCAGGATGGTTTTCAACTGTACCTCCACAGCTTCGTCCTTTCCGCCGATGGCGACTGGACGATCATTCAGCAAGGTATGGATGGCGCTACCGGATTGGCCCGTCGCTACCACTGGAACTCGGAACGGGTGAAGAATTTTGTTGAGGAACCCCTCGCTGCCGTTTGTGGGGATAATCAGGGGCAAATCCTGAACCTGGTAGCTAGGGCGCCCTCAAAAAGTCCCCAATCCCTTTATGTTTCTGGCTTTCAGGGGTAAAATTAATTTCACAACATACCCCAAAATGCAAGCCCCCCCCTACCGAAACCCAATCCCACTTCTCCCCTCCTTAGCCCCCCGATACAATTCCCCCATCCGAATCGCCGTAACCCCAGCCTCAACCCCCTTATTCCCGTGCTTCCCACCAGCCCGGTCCACCGCCTGCTCGTGGGTATTCGGCGTCAGGACACCGAAGAT carries:
- a CDS encoding DUF763 domain-containing protein; translated protein: MKRSGTADLALWGGGIPSWLFDRMKLLTLPVVESIVLHYGREHFLSRLSDPFWFQSFGAVIGMDWNSSGVTTAVMRALKQSINPASHELGLYIAGGKGKASKDTPRELLRIGDKTGLDGDHFGRCSKLAAKVDNTAVQDGFQLYLHSFVLSADGDWTIIQQGMDGATGLARRYHWNSERVKNFVEEPLAAVCGDNQGQILNLVARAPSKSPQSLYVSGFQG